The sequence CGAGTTCAGGGCGTTGATGGTCATCTTGCGGTCCGTCGGGCCGGTGATCTCCACACGACGGTCGTTCAGCGCGGCCGGGGCCGGCGCCACCTTCCAGTCGCCCTCGCGGACCTGTGCGGTGTCCGGGAGGAAGTCGAGGGTGGAGGTCCGGGCGATCTCGGCACGGCGCTCACCGCGACGGGCGAGGAGCTCGGCACGGCGCGGGGCGAACCGCCGGTGGAGCTCGGCCACGAAGACGAGGGCCGCTTCGGTGAGGACTTCGTCCTGCCGGGGCAGGGGCTCGGCGTCGACGATGGCCAGCGGGGACGGCGCTGGTGCGGACATAACTGTCACTCCTTCAGCGGCGGTGCCTGGCGGCCGCGGGGAATGCTCGCGCGAGACGGCACGCAGTGCCGTCGGGTGTGGAGAGTTCCGAAATACGGTCGCGGGCGCCGTCTGTGGGTTCAGGGCGCTTCTGACCAGTGGATAGTAATTTCCTCATGGTGGAAGTTCAATGGTTTGTTGATGTCGAGATTCTCTGAGTCGACAGATTCCACTTGCCGGTGGCCCTCAGTGCCACTGTCGTCACGCGGTGCTCAGAGGAGTCGTGCCAGGTCGGGCGGCGTATCGATGTCGAAGGCCTCCGCGACGTCGGAGCACTCCACCAGCACGAGCTCTCCGGCGTGGCGCGCCAGATGGACCCGGGCCCCCTGGTCGCCCGTCGCCGTCGCCGCGATGTCCGCCCAGCGGTCCGCGCCGAACAGCACGGGATGCCCACGCTCCCCGTCGTACGCCGCCGCCACCAGACTCGTGGGGGAGCGGTACGCCGCCAGCACCCGAGCCACGGCCGTCGAGCCGATACCCGGCTGGTCCACCAGCGAGACCAAGGCCGCGCCGGCGCCCGTACCGGCCAGGGAGGTGAGGCCCACCCGCAAGGAGGAACCCATCCCCCGCGCCCAGTCCGGGTTGTCCACGACCACGCAGCCGGTCAGGTCCGCGCGCTCGCGGACCTCGGCCGCCGAAGCACCGAGCACCACGTGCACCGGGCCGCAGCCCGCCTCCCGCAGAACCCGCACGGCGTTCTCGACCAGCGGACGGCCGCGATAGGGGAGCAGTGCCTTGGGCCGCCCACCGAGCCGACGGCCACCGCCGGCCGCCAGGAGCAGGCCCGCGATCACGGGGGAGCCCGGGATCACGGGCGGATCGGAGTGTGTGTGGGATGACATGCCACCGATTCTCGCCCCTGCGTGCGCGCGGGTGACCGCCACGCCAGGGTGCGCCGTACGGAGGCCAGTGCGGCCCCGATCCGCAGCGGACGGGCGATCCGGTTCTCGGCGGCGGCCAGCAGCGCGCGTTCGTCACGGTCGGTCAGCATCCCGGTATCTCCTTGCCAATCGAGGGCCAATACGGCGATTCTGGTCCTCGATTGGCCTGGCCGTCAGAGCCAATCAGGGGAGGTTGGCATGGCAAACGGGCGAGTGGTCCAGACAGCGGACAGAACCATCGGCAGCCGCCAGCTCGCGGCCCTGCTGCCCGCCGACGTCCTGGCCCGCCCCGGCTACCGGGCGCTCGCCGACGCCGTCCGCACGCTGATCCTCGACGGCCGCATCGCCCTGCACGTACGGCTGCCCGCCGAACGCGAGCTCGCCGAGGCGGTCGGCGCCAGCCGGGCCACCGTCACCGGCGCCTACGACCTGCTGCGCGAGAGCGGCTACGTCCGCAGCCGACGCGGCTCCGGCACCTGGACCGAGCTCCCGGACGGCCACCGCCCGGTCGGCGCCCACGCCCTCCTCGGCGCCGGCGGCTACAGCGCCGACGGCGACCCCGGCGTCGACCTCGCCATCGCCGCGATGGGCGCCCCGCAGGACAGCCTCACCGCCGCCTTCGCCTGGGCGGCGCCCCGGCTGCCCCAGCTCGCCCGGGACCCCGGCTACCACCCCTTCGGCCTGCCCGACCTCCGCACCGCCGTCGCCG comes from Streptomyces virginiae and encodes:
- a CDS encoding nucleotidyltransferase family protein, whose amino-acid sequence is MSSHTHSDPPVIPGSPVIAGLLLAAGGGRRLGGRPKALLPYRGRPLVENAVRVLREAGCGPVHVVLGASAAEVRERADLTGCVVVDNPDWARGMGSSLRVGLTSLAGTGAGAALVSLVDQPGIGSTAVARVLAAYRSPTSLVAAAYDGERGHPVLFGADRWADIAATATGDQGARVHLARHAGELVLVECSDVAEAFDIDTPPDLARLL